The stretch of DNA TTTGACGATAGGAATCGAGCCCCTCCCCACATGTCTACCTGCCCTTCCAAAACTTTCGATCCGGCTCGTCACTGCATTGGATTCTATCTGTGCACCGTAATACCAATCGCGGTGAAAGACAATCACGCTTGTGGTAATGCCGTCACTGCTCTTCGGACGATCGTTGTAGCTCTTAGTCTTGTCACTTTGAATTTTGAAACCATTAGTTTGTGTCACCGACGGACCAATCTGAACTAGCTCGCTTATGCACAATCATGGGGTGGGTAACGGCAAAATCCCACTGGAGAAAATGGCACTGAATCAACACACACTATCTGACACTATCTGTAGAGTAGAAAGGAAATTAATTTATACTCGTAGATTATTCAAATTCAACCTTCACAACCCGACCAGACCCGCATAAAGAAGCGATAACGAATTTCTACTGGGAAATAAGAGAAAAGCTTTTAATACCCATCATAGTATTCTTTTACAGAGTGTGCTACCGGTATGCTCTAGTGGTAGTTTATTGTGGGGGAAATCAAGGACGAGAACATTAAAAGTTCACCTAAACAATGAAGATTCAAGGATGCGACAGGAAGTATCAAACAGATTTCATTTTGATATGTATTCTTGTCATTTGAAGCTCTATAAATGGCACGGTTACGATGGAGTGATGAGACGAATAAAAGGAGCTTTTATTTATTTGGAACATATGATGATACTCGAGATAGCATACATCACTCAATCCCAACTATCGTTCCAATTTTCATCTTCTCTTTATTCCAGATACATTCCAACTCGCCTGTGGGGCTTCAGCGGCCACATCCAGACAATAATTCACAGCATAGTGGGCCGCGTGAAGTGTCCCTGGCCACTGGGAGAACGCGTGTATCTGCTGCTAGCGGACGGTTCAACGTTGACCTACGATTTGTATCAACCACTGAATACTACTGTAGAAGGTAGGTAAACCAACTCACCAGGAAACAACAACACAAAACAGAAATCTAATACAGTACGATCTAATAATAATCTCATTCAGACGACATCACGGTTGCCATATGTCCGGGCATTGGGAACTCTTCCGAGTCGGTCTACATCCGTACCTTCGTACACTACGCACAATGTCACGGCTATCGATGCGCCGTGCTGAACCATATCGGGGTATTGGACAGCGTCCAAGTGACCTCTCCTCGGATTTTCACATACGGTAAGTGTAAtggtgatttttaaaaaaaattctcgtgTACATAGACAGTTATTATCATTATACtcgagttttttttatctttttttatttttttttacttaggGGAGACCCCTGTCTGAATGGTTGAAAAATAGTGAATGCTctcgatttttttcggatgttaggaaatGTTGGGTTGTTTTGGTTACTGTTTGAGGAATATCTGAGGaggtattttccatttttttgagtGCACAAATAGTGATTATTACGCTATTGACAGCTAGATGTGtaaatgctgtctgaaaatcgataccttgctggtggtctCGGCTCTGAAGCAATGGGatatcgcagaacgaattccaatgaatattttgaaactttaggataaTACCTAAAGCATTACATAAGGGGTTTTtggaaattgccaaaatggtggCCATTTTAGTAAGTaactttttcataaaaaatcgctgttcagaagttcataaaaaatcaaaaattagatatcaaaaaacggctatgtaacgcatAAGATAATTCATTTATACATGCTGAAAAAACCATGGTttcaagaaaaacgcgtttaaaaattcatacagCAATACACTATCCCTTGAGGTGATGACCTCATCTTTTGGccgtagctttccaacgaaatctaatatcgaaaaatccttttagaacaacatttctgagaacataagtttcgaaaaatgcaaaaaaaacgatttttttcgatcTTCCAAACCGGGATCCTTACTTAAATATACGGTGTATGTTGAGAAGCACAATTGCCACTTCTTCGAACTCCAGTGCTGTTTCTAAATTACTCCTAGTCATTGACATAAGTTTACAAATTGATCAATCAATTCGCTTTTCGAgtcattttcctttttttcaaacatgagttgttattatatatatatatttttttaaatttggtaaACATCGAAACGCAATAATTGTAGGAAACTATTCCATCTTTGAAATATTAACAGCTCTTTCTGTAATCTATTTTTAAGGAATTTTTCGTTCTTCTTAGTCGAGTAAATGATACATTAGGGTTCATATGACATTTGGGTAAATGGTGTTCGATTGAATGTGGTTTCTCTAAATTCTCTATAGTATTGCAAAGATGTGTTATTCTTCTCTCTCCGACTAATTGGGTTGTAATTGTCAAACAGATATACTGAAGAAGTGAGGGACTAATGAGTGAGAGAGTGAGTGGTGTTTGTTTTACTGACTTCCGACATTAACATGTCTCAAGCTAGTCTATGTATTCGAGAACTCTGATGGCTACGTCTAGACCAGTGATACTGAACCTATTTTTCAGAGGGGCACAAATACGTGTTAGTCATCGTGTCGCAGGccgcaaaaaaataataaagaagGATGCTCtccaagacacgatcgcattgttatCGTAAGACTATGAAATTACCGGCGAAAAGAAAGATTTTATAAATTGAAGAATGAAACTCTTTTGTACAAACACTTGGTAGCATTAAGATGGGCTGATGAAATtttttagcaaaattacatttccaacGCTCACGCTCATCTTTcatatggtcggggttctgccaaaacgaaccaagcgccaaaagcATTATtttgatatattaggctgtcaaaaaagtcctgcggtatttccgcgaggtgtcgttgtaagcgcgtagttctagttgtgttcattgtatcgagtcatactatagctgtatattgttggaaaggtatttttgcgcgctataatatagtccttgacagtgttttgtttggttaagtcgttcgtgagttatagtgtcgcaaatatggagcaaaataaagagaacatccgacatattttacagtactactatgacaaaggcaaaaatgcatctcaagctgccaataaaatttgtgcagtttatggacccgatacagtttccatttccaccgcacaacgatggtttcaacgttttcgttctggtgtagaggtcgtcgaagatgcgccacgctccggaaggcctgtcgtcggtAGGAAGCTCCGGAaggccgtagcatcggccaagagctggggataagtcatcaaaccgttattaaccatttgaagaagcttcacaaagaagctcgatgtatgggtgccacacacgttgacgcaaaaaaacatctttgaccgtatcgacgcatgtgaatcgctgctgaatcgcaacaaaatcgacccgtttctgaaacggatggtgactggcgatgaaaagtgggtcacttacgacaacgtaaagcgcaaacggtcgtggtcgaagcccgctgaagcggctcagacggtggccaagccctcattaacggccaggaaggttctgctgtgtgtttggtgggattgtcaaggaataatctattatgagctgcttccctatgaccaaacgctcaattcggacttgtactgtcaacaactggaccgcttgaaggtagcactcatgaagaagaggccatctttgataaacatcaggccgcattgtcttccatcaggacaacgccaggccacacacttctttggtgacgcgccagaagctccgggagctgagatgggaggttcttttgcatccgccgtatagtccggacctcgcaccaagtgactaccacctgtttttgtccatggcgaacaagctaggtagtcagaagttagccacaaaagaggcctgtgaaaattggctatccgagttttttgccaataaggaagcgagcttctataacaggggttttatgaagttggcatctcttagggaacaagtcatcgaacaaaacggcgcatatttggcttaaaacagatgattgtaactaattttatgaacaaatgaaaattcaaaaaaaaataccgcaggacttttttgacaggctaatatttaaatttgaagtttgggctcccactaattgactgtgTCGGATCAAATCTATTATTTTACTGCTTACGTGTTACGaacaggatgtcaaacataatactacTTTTCATGCTGTAAGCACACATCGTCGTCAGTTTCTGATTCATAACCTttagaaatatgaataaaacgAAATTATATTTCTGCTTGACACGCagcagccagagcgaaccaagtacatgctagttattaacataatatcattacacaacacattagtattttgCAACGGCTCTTGACTTGACTTGACTTGAATGGTATAtatattgactcacttttgctgttttttttacaaaataatatattaatgaatgaaaacaaatttattaaggaatgcattacacttggttcATTGTGATTgaacacaattttgaaaaatgcagatcagcgCTTTTACACTTCATGGCAGCCCTTAGGCTGTCTTACTTACCATATCCCGACGATATCTGATTCCAGGAGCTTTCCGAAACTGAAAAATCTGTTAAAGATTCGGATCTGCCTTCTAggagaaaacgatcactatcgtCCAATGCTATATTGTGGGTTTCtggttcgctttggttgaatgcaatttcgtttttttacagTCTGCTACATAGAATTTTTCGTTTGGAGCTGTTGTCAATCGTCCGGATGACATGGTCATTCTACAGtcgatagattattattttctgcatccaATGATGTAGGTaactcaatttaaaaaaaaaatggcgcttagttcgttttggcagaaccccgaccatatgATCTTCACATCCGGTTTGAATTGCGTTtcactttgacgccactttcaATCCGGAAACAATGCTTGAATCcacgaaaattaattgattaaaCATTCAATAAGTCATTCGCGAAATATTCCGTCATTAATCAGTCATAGCAACCAGATGGCAGCGGCAGcgagtgtttgttttttttagttttttaaggACTGAGGCGAATGATCTGAGATAGTCTGAGAGAGCATCTGTAATTCGAAACATCTTCGTCATTATACCCTTAAGTTCGAATACGCTCCTAAATACACAGAATCTCTCTTCCagcaaaaaataatcaaaatcgcTTTTGATTACTTTCGGATATGTaccgaaatttttaaaataactctttagtcgaAAGTTTTGGTGGTGCTTCCGACCGACggatttgcgtggttttgttatatcgttatctatttgaaaacgcataaaatcaacaatatgTACGTGTAATTCAATCATACGCTACTAGTAtccaccagtgttgccacacgtacaggcttatctggaatggtagaggtttttacgatttttttagtACAGATTACAAATTTTTGTGCAAAAGTGCAGATGAGTACAGATTTTTGTAAGTGATTAATTAATAACACGTGGAGTTGATAAAACTGGTGAGGCAGAGATTTCGATGATTGGACCCTCAAGTCTTCTGCAATGTCAAATCCCAGAAACATTCCGAATCTAACAAGCATCAAAGAAGTGTTGGAAGCGTTTTCAGGTTTTTAACACTTTGTCGTCCGCACGTTTCGTGAAAAATTattcgcttggcgccggcagcgcCAATTTGGATTACTTGGCTTGTCGCTGGTCATTCATGACATTTTcggaaaattataaattgttaagTAATATTATCGTTAGTTCTCTTAAGTTCTCAACCATGttcccatactttcatgaaaattCTAAGAtttacgagggcggtccgataagtacttagcctcatcaccCGATGGTcacagtatcgcaagagagattactatcatgtagtacattctcgtaaaagGCTACTGTCaacatttcagccgaatcggactcgcagttttgttttgaccgtgtgtggaagcgggcgtgtccacggattttagaaaaatagaaaaagagcAATATCGGTCGGTGAATCGAATCACGGGAAGGGAAATCGCGCAGCGAAATCAAAGAGCGCTTGGATGCTGTATACTCTGTATACTGTATACTGTGACTCTTCTCCTTCGATGGCGACCGTCAAAAATTGGTTTCACGAGTTTCAACGTTGTCGCACTTCGGTTTTTGATGAGCCACGCCCAAGTGCCCCGAAAACGGCTACCACGGAGGATAACGTAACAAAAATCCACGATCTCGTATTAGCAGACCGCCGATTGAAGGTGCGAATAGATAGCTGGAACAGTAGGCATCTCGAAAGACAGCGTGATCATATCATGCATGaaattttgggcatgagaaagctATCGGCGCCAtaggtgccgcgtttgctcacTCCGTCAACAAGCGCAACCTTGAGACTACTTCAGAGCCGTGTTTGACGCTGTTTGAGCGCATGCCGAAGGAGTTTCTGTATCGTTTCGTGACCGTCGACGAAACATGGATCCACTGGTACACACCAGAGACCAAGGAACAGTCGAAACACTGGACTTTAACAGGCGAACGTGCTCCGAAGAAGGAGTAGACTGTCCTATCGGCCGGAAAGGTGATGGCCATAGTTTTCTGGGATTCACAAGGTGTGATATACATCGACTACCTGGAGAAGGACAAAACGGTCACAGGGCTTTTCTATGCCGAATTATTGGACCGATTCGACGCCGAATTGCGGAAAAGAAAAGAATTGCCCATTTGGCGAAGAAAAAAGTGCTCTTCCACCATGACAACGCACCCGCTCACACCttcgccgtcgccacggccaaattggtcgaattgcactacgaactgctgccccatccaccgtattctccagatttggctccgtgcaagttttttttgtttccaaacttgaaaaagtcattcgCCGGACAGAAATTTGACTCGAATGAGAAGGTCATCACCGCCACGGATGCCTAGTTTGCAGACCTTGAGAAACGTATTtttagatggattaaagaataaagaaattggagcatcgctgggtcaagtgtatcgagctaaaagaagattatgttgagaaataaatcgccacttttccaaattttttattttttttttgtaggttaaGTACTTTTCGTACTGCATTCGTATCTTtttttagtttgaatgaaaCCATAACATAATGACTCGACTCCTTAAATTGCAACGgtcattcatcacataaaattctcGTTTTTGACAACTTCGCAATGAAATGAGTACTATATCTCTTAAACCATGTTTTATACTGAGTGGTAAAAAAGAGGAAAACAGAGACCAAATCGGAAGTCCCTTTTCTCGACACCTTTAAAAATGGTGGCCCTTAACCGACCTTCATTTTATTCtccggaaatgacatacacaGATAATGGAACAAAATAACGGACGAACGGAAAACAAAGAAGTTTTGACTTCAGGTTTGCTGATAATGACTCTAAACGACCAAAATTAATGGATACCCCCAACGACATGAGTATTGGGTGAAAGGATTATAAcaacggaagtcgaatatcgtattccgatgtcatTTTGAGAACGAAAATGGTTGCTTTCGGTTGATTGAAAACGGTATTAAAATGAAATTGGCGGTTTGTGAAATAACACAAACAGAAACGGCGAAAACGTAAACGAAAAACGCTCAACGCTAAATGTTCAATACTAAACGCTCAACTCTCAACGGACAACGCGCAAACACAAACGCCCTCACACAGAGCAAAAACGAAGAGTCGATTTAGGACTACACTAACTCTATTCAATTAACGGCATGCCGTGTACTACAGGTATtgcataaattcaatttatatagcttggTTCAATAAGCAGACCATTAGCAATCGAAATTAtcatgttttgtaatttttgatatCTACAAGAATATTCAACTCATTTTTCGGGCAGGTCAAAAATCTACCTTTTCACTACCGCAAAACACgaaaaaactcgtgagcggttctCAACAGGTGAGACGCGAAAACGAGAATCAAAAaagttgattcccacgaaaaactaccctctgcgaaatttcagctcaatctgaCTCCATTTACCAGTATCGcacagtttgagttttttgagctttttacgcggatttcggaatttacgcggtttttttttcacgcgaaTTGCgaaatttacgcgtttttttacgtgacacgtatcaaccgcgtcaaaatttaatgtgctaattgatgtgacttttcacgaaataagtttgtattgtatcactgatacgtagctgagaaataaaagaagaaacAAATATCATTATTGTAAAAAATCAGTtgatcaattgttagaatatgggttgcatttcaaACTAATAATTCAAACAATTCACATTTTGGAATTTATgcgggttttttacgcggttttcgttTGCGCGCCACGTTTCCCCGCAGTGCACACTTCACTGAGATGAataaagagaagcaattgtgtttttaatgttataataacctaaatttctgcatttgaatcttcaagtagataatgaaacaatcagatcagtagtaaaattaaaataatattggttatTAGCaatataactcctcggattcgacaACGAATCATTCCaaatactcagcatttactcataccgttggtgtaagtcactccatCATCTTTATAcaattgatcgtgatatcgatgAATCATGTTGCTagaattaccaacattgcagattgccttcacaaattcaattaattgagaaAACACGAGcctcatatcccagagtattcaggaaaaaagtactgtcatagactcgcaacaaatccaaagcaccttttccagacatttcactaaatttcttccaaacctaatTATCCGAAAACCAACACTAATTATCCGAAAACaattgaaactaccgacggagacgcttagactattatcggaaatataaatactaacgctacagacagagcaacctggtgattacgtctagctatgcgaacaaactTTATTAAAACGATTAAaacgcataaatagacgcaagcgttttccaattggaaaaaaaattataggaggttgtgtccaagatacgaccgcattgttgacgtagaactacgctgttattttatataagtcgcttatttataccttcggatattattctataatgctgtgaaattttagaaacaactgcttagtagaataatctctgaaatgattttttcattgtagaatcagttgacgataattgattgatgattcattcttgccctcgcaaaacaatcgtatgtcgcaatttatttcatatcaatgcattgaaaatttacctcgaaggctattccggtggccttttttgaaattgacatagactcggctacagtcgattatatacatgttgcaccagcaccattattccatatctcataactacatcaatatatctttggcaccgcatgtaaacaacaacaatgacaacacttgcaagtatcaaatatcatgctacatgttatttagtattgcctcaaaggaatcgcacctctagatatcgttcgtacaaactaagcgtaaaccaagcgccaaacaagcgttcaccatagcatgcatacagagccatacattggtggcttgaaactactagcaatataaacatttctcatcattttgcgctattctcaaaagaaacgcttctgttaatattactggtctcgaaaagagttgcattactttctcatgctcgagagaagcgcagctgtcacccttagtggaggaagttttgctactggtaagcgaaaccttatcacatacaaaattccagaacatttactttcttgatgactaaacaagaaatataaactctttttgttaataacaacctcgaaaacagtagcaatgcttcattatgatcaatattagcgcaaatgcagtcctagttgaaggcagttttgcgactggcacgcgaacccaaataacttataacattccagtaagacattcaagatgcttggtattcccaaataattttttggtgcacaaccttaacgtctgcttcgccataacgtcagtttaatgcattgatgcattctcaaaggcaccacccttatgaagacggaaaattgCTACTTGCTTGTATGAAAATCTCCCATAGTGGCACTGTGTCTGGATTGCAATGACCAATAAGTGTCAAATAGGGGTGATTCCAGAAAAACTACAATCCTTTTCACATTATCGTATACCAATTTCACTTCACACATTGaagattgtgtatttttcatccTTCAGGTCACACCGACGACTACTCGGCCATGATCAACAATCTGTTGAAGAAGTATCCAGCGACTAACGTCGTGTCGGTCGGTTTCTCACTGGGCGGCAACCTCATCTCCAAATATCTAGGAGAAGCACCCCGACAGAAGAATATCatcggcggaatttccatttgtcAGGGCTACAATGCAGTAGTGTACGTAATGTCATCGAGTTGTACAATCGATCTTGCTACATATaatgttttttcttcaatttcagAGCTACCCAGTGGTTACTCAAATGGCAAAACTTCCACCGGTTCTACCTGTACGTTCTGACCGAGAACGTGAAAAGTATTATCATGAAGCACCGACACGTACTACTATCGGATGACGTCAAGCAGCGCCACCAACTGAACGAACGAGAAATTGCGACAGCGGCCACTTTGCCCGAACTAGATGAGGCCTACACTCGGAGGGTGCATAACTTCAAAACCGTCAAGGATATGTACAGCTGGAGCAGTTCGTTACACTACCTGACGAACATCAAGCGACCGATGGTGTTTGTGAACGCAAGGGATGATCCGCTGGTGCCGGAGACGTTACTGCATTCCATCAAGGAGTTTGCAAGTAAGTGTTTGGATAATTTCCGCAGGATAGAATCGTCACTAATGGTTCATACAAGATTCAcaacaaatatcaattttgattttttcagccACCAGTAACCAGTCTCTGTATATCGAACTCGCCAACGGAGGCCACCTGGGCTTCTACGAAGGTGGTCTGCTTTATCCTAATCCCGTGACCTGGTTGGATCGGGCTCTGGTAGCACTCATCGGAGGCATTGTGATGGCGCACAACGATATGCTGGTGGCAAAGAAAACTGCCACCGTAATCTAAGATTCGCTAACATTCCCTCCGCCAACGGTCAACGACTGCTACTCTAGCAACTGGCTTATCAACTGGTTTAAGTACTGGTTGACAGCGATACCTTCAGCTCCTTCGTTGCGAGGTATTTTCGTTACGCTGTTCAAGCTGCTGATGTCTACGGTTTTCCGACGCAAATCGGAATTCGGCTCAGGTACCTCGACGGCAGCAGCTACAACGCCATCGGTTGAGAAATGATCAAACGTTTGTGCGTTTGGATTCATGGCGACAACTTTTAGTAACGCACAGTCATTGACGACGAAGGGAATGTACGTGGGTGGCTTTGACACTCTCGAAAGCACAATTAAATCTAACGAGATATTCTAAGCTCGATGGTTCGAGTTGAACCTTAGTTTTGTTTCATACGGAAACAATTCCTCAGATACCAATTATCGATTACATGAGTTTCTTATAGAGTATTTAGAGTATAGAAACCATCATTAGATTCAACAGTGCGCGAGCAGGaattgtgaaaattttaattgtGATAAATGTGATTTATAATCATAGCTTGACGACgatgttaatttttatgaataaaaaaaaatacaacgttTAGTAACAAATTTTACCACCGCCAGTTGGTTTGTTGATAATGCTTCTAAACAGTCTCGTATGTTACACATATTTCGACAACATTCAGCACTTACTTATTCCACAAGAATTATGTCTTGGAATACGAGTACATTTCAATTAATAAACACTTCTTACATTATCGGTCAAAAAATAGACTATGTATCGTGGAATCAGATTCTTAATTATGAATCTTAACACTttacggaccgctcacgagttttctcgttttcgcgttccttctttacggaccTGTGTGAAATTAgcagataaaagtttttgttgcgtggaAGGTTATGTATAATGTCTTGCTGGGTTTCATGGATAACGAATTatttaaattgattgtttatcaagtaacatcttcacaatcatgctcattagatagaattcatctttccacataattatttttttcttgaagttatagactgaaacgtgagcattgGTCAATACAGcaaaatatacaaaattttgaaaatcaaaaaaagttgttcgaatagagttatcgaagttattcgatagagaaatattttacctattttccagccacaatttcattaatcggaaaagggtctgagaaaagttataggccaagtagtatgggagaaattaattatttcaaagaaaatt from Toxorhynchites rutilus septentrionalis strain SRP chromosome 3, ASM2978413v1, whole genome shotgun sequence encodes:
- the LOC129777714 gene encoding abhydrolase domain-containing protein 2; its protein translation is MSPAFLAVIAVILCILFRLLNVNSQPQIPQLLCRDGQFMECFNKIAPMLREPYIPTRLWGFSGHIQTIIHSIVGRVKCPWPLGERVYLLLADGSTLTYDLYQPLNTTVEDDITVAICPGIGNSSESVYIRTFVHYAQCHGYRCAVLNHIGVLDSVQVTSPRIFTYGHTDDYSAMINNLLKKYPATNVVSVGFSLGGNLISKYLGEAPRQKNIIGGISICQGYNAVVATQWLLKWQNFHRFYLYVLTENVKSIIMKHRHVLLSDDVKQRHQLNEREIATAATLPELDEAYTRRVHNFKTVKDMYSWSSSLHYLTNIKRPMVFVNARDDPLVPETLLHSIKEFATTSNQSLYIELANGGHLGFYEGGLLYPNPVTWLDRALVALIGGIVMAHNDMLVAKKTATVI